In Methanosarcina siciliae T4/M, one genomic interval encodes:
- a CDS encoding bile acid:sodium symporter family protein — protein sequence MLKKFTSLFPLWAILLSAVAYLHPEYFAPHQGLIVPFLSLIMLGMGVTLSVGSFLAVLKRPYVVLLGTLMQYTLMPLAAWAVSLALKLPADLMAGVILLGCCPGGTASNVICYLAKGDVALSIVLTSVSTMLAFLATPFLTWLFIGQTVNVDVTGMLVSVVKIVIVPVVLGLAINYFFEARIRAVRDVFPAISAAAIVVIIAIIIGTNSENLEQSGLMVLLAVILHNGLGLTGGYGVAKALKLSEKEARTLAIEVGMQNSGLSVALAIKHFTAAAALPGAIFSIWHNLSGAFLAGHWSKETVSDPDKSERPKTIGHIH from the coding sequence ATGCTTAAAAAGTTCACTTCATTATTTCCCCTCTGGGCAATACTCTTATCTGCGGTAGCATATCTGCATCCGGAGTATTTTGCCCCTCATCAGGGGCTTATCGTGCCCTTTTTAAGCCTGATCATGCTCGGGATGGGCGTTACACTCTCAGTGGGCAGTTTCCTTGCGGTCCTGAAGCGGCCCTATGTGGTTCTCCTGGGAACTCTGATGCAGTACACCCTTATGCCCCTTGCAGCATGGGCTGTAAGCCTGGCCTTAAAGCTTCCTGCCGACCTTATGGCGGGGGTGATCCTGCTTGGCTGCTGTCCCGGAGGTACGGCTTCAAATGTAATCTGTTACCTTGCAAAAGGGGATGTTGCACTTTCGATAGTGCTCACCTCTGTCTCCACAATGCTTGCCTTTCTCGCAACCCCGTTCCTCACCTGGCTTTTCATAGGGCAGACAGTGAACGTTGACGTTACAGGCATGCTTGTAAGCGTCGTAAAGATAGTGATTGTGCCTGTAGTGCTCGGACTTGCGATCAATTATTTCTTTGAAGCGCGGATTCGGGCGGTCAGGGACGTCTTTCCGGCAATTTCAGCAGCAGCCATAGTAGTCATAATTGCCATAATCATAGGGACGAACAGCGAGAATCTTGAACAAAGCGGGCTCATGGTCCTGCTTGCAGTGATCCTGCATAACGGGCTAGGGCTCACAGGCGGCTACGGGGTTGCAAAGGCTTTGAAGCTCAGCGAAAAAGAGGCAAGAACTCTGGCGATCGAAGTAGGGATGCAGAACTCGGGCCTCAGTGTGGCTCTTGCGATAAAACATTTCACTGCTGCAGCAGCGCTTCCTGGTGCAATCTTCAGCATCTGGCATAACCTGTCCGGAGCTTTCCTTGCAGGGCACTGGTCAAAAGAAACAGTGTCTGATCCCGATAAAAGTGAGAGACCCAAAACAATTGGGCATATACACTAA
- a CDS encoding S4 domain-containing protein, which yields MRLDAYLVEMGHFKSRGRAKTAILDGNVKVNGITVTKVSRDVSIDDVIEVAEGLDQPQGYFKLRFIQEESEVLKPGDRVLDLGSSAGGFLLFASEIVSHIKGLEFSRDFRSELGKIAFEKENVEVIFGDVFTIPLKELSEEPVDVILSDMTLEPEDSIKALSRVLPLLKEGGKLLQVIKIPKKKNPKPILSRIENLGLEIQKVVSSEKQEIYVVARKPLPEEKESA from the coding sequence ATGAGACTGGATGCATATCTTGTAGAGATGGGACATTTCAAGTCCAGGGGACGGGCCAAAACTGCCATTCTTGACGGAAACGTGAAAGTCAACGGCATCACGGTAACAAAAGTCTCCAGGGACGTCTCGATTGACGATGTAATAGAAGTTGCCGAGGGCCTGGATCAGCCTCAGGGCTACTTCAAACTCCGGTTTATTCAGGAAGAAAGTGAGGTCCTTAAACCCGGGGACAGGGTTCTCGACCTGGGATCAAGTGCGGGCGGTTTTCTCCTTTTTGCGTCAGAGATTGTGAGCCATATAAAAGGTCTGGAGTTCAGCCGGGATTTCAGGAGCGAGCTTGGAAAAATTGCGTTTGAAAAGGAAAATGTTGAGGTAATATTCGGGGATGTATTTACCATACCTCTTAAAGAGCTCTCTGAAGAGCCTGTGGACGTTATTCTCTCGGATATGACTCTTGAGCCCGAAGACTCGATCAAAGCCCTATCCAGAGTGCTTCCTCTCTTGAAGGAAGGGGGAAAACTGCTCCAGGTAATAAAAATCCCAAAGAAGAAAAACCCGAAGCCTATACTGAGCAGGATCGAGAACCTGGGACTTGAAATCCAGAAGGTTGTTAGTTCCGAAAAACAGGAGATCTACGTGGTTGCAAGAAAACCGCTACCTGAAGAAAAAGAATCAGCCTGA
- a CDS encoding DUF2119 domain-containing protein, with product MKFDEKTGSFPEEPDCTDMCNTHNYANETGLRIYGQGKPVRLFVAGLHGDEWKDTTEILLKIEPPENGILAVIPLVSKGEYISTLDPAYYPVMGTDILKAVEALNPEVYIELHSYSGENLEKLAGRDRLERIGVPAYSVLKAGVLLGSVSPWIRREYFPKEALCLSFEIQKGNPLSREFVADMLEVLKETGSRDEFIEYLKKEFPEQARKAIEDYRRFYGEI from the coding sequence ATGAAATTTGATGAAAAAACCGGCTCTTTTCCTGAAGAGCCCGATTGTACGGACATGTGCAACACGCATAACTATGCAAACGAAACCGGGCTGAGAATCTATGGGCAGGGAAAACCTGTTCGCCTCTTTGTTGCGGGACTGCATGGGGATGAGTGGAAGGACACAACGGAAATCCTGCTGAAAATAGAGCCTCCCGAAAACGGCATCCTTGCAGTGATCCCTCTTGTCAGCAAGGGAGAATATATTTCAACTCTGGACCCGGCTTACTATCCGGTAATGGGGACTGATATACTAAAAGCCGTTGAAGCCCTGAACCCAGAGGTTTACATTGAACTCCATTCCTATTCCGGAGAAAACCTCGAAAAACTCGCAGGAAGGGACAGGTTGGAAAGGATTGGAGTGCCTGCCTACAGCGTCCTTAAAGCAGGAGTATTGCTGGGTTCGGTTTCTCCCTGGATTCGAAGGGAGTATTTCCCAAAAGAAGCCCTTTGCCTCTCTTTTGAGATCCAGAAAGGAAATCCTCTATCAAGGGAATTTGTTGCCGATATGCTCGAAGTCCTCAAAGAAACAGGATCAAGAGACGAGTTTATAGAATACCTGAAAAAAGAATTTCCCGAACAGGCAAGAAAAGCTATTGAGGACTACCGCCGCTTTTACGGGGAAATCTGA
- a CDS encoding calcium/sodium antiporter, giving the protein MITVNFLILLLGLVFLVKGSDYFVKSASTIAKKLGVSEFVIGLTLVAIGTSIPELASSIAASIQQASGIVIGNIVGSNIANIGLIVGVAAFLSPIKTEIDMLKRDGYIMLFSALLFFVFAFNRELSIIEAGLFVLLYIAYVFFLFEEAEKYEGKLHFKEFITYFFKFKYISSAVQKLNGNLNRNSKSDRNSESGNVNERPEGGFAKDIFTLVLSCAAIVIGAKYFVQESIFFAELLGVPDTIIGTTLVAVGTSLPELVVTVSAARQGYGSIALGNVIGSNITNIFLILGLSGVLYPISVAEISLSFTIPVMIVISLILLAFISTGWEIKRWEGVALMVFYAAFLVVLFYI; this is encoded by the coding sequence ATGATCACAGTGAATTTTCTCATTCTCTTACTTGGCCTGGTCTTTCTGGTTAAAGGTTCTGATTACTTTGTAAAGTCAGCCTCAACGATTGCAAAAAAGCTTGGCGTTTCGGAATTCGTTATAGGGCTAACTCTTGTGGCAATAGGGACCTCAATTCCGGAACTTGCTTCTTCCATAGCCGCTTCTATCCAGCAGGCTAGTGGCATTGTAATAGGGAATATTGTAGGCTCTAACATTGCCAACATAGGCCTGATTGTGGGAGTTGCTGCGTTTCTTTCCCCTATAAAAACCGAAATTGACATGCTCAAAAGAGACGGCTACATCATGCTCTTTTCAGCTTTGCTCTTCTTTGTTTTTGCATTTAACAGAGAATTGTCAATTATAGAAGCGGGTCTCTTTGTACTGCTGTATATCGCTTATGTGTTTTTTCTGTTCGAAGAAGCCGAAAAATATGAAGGTAAACTCCATTTCAAAGAGTTCATAACGTATTTTTTCAAATTCAAGTATATAAGCAGTGCAGTGCAAAAGCTCAATGGGAACCTCAACAGAAACTCCAAGTCAGATCGAAACTCTGAGTCAGGAAATGTAAATGAACGGCCGGAAGGGGGATTTGCAAAAGATATCTTTACCCTTGTGTTAAGTTGTGCAGCAATTGTAATCGGGGCAAAGTATTTTGTTCAGGAGTCGATCTTCTTTGCAGAACTCCTCGGGGTTCCGGACACCATCATAGGTACTACTCTGGTTGCAGTCGGGACTTCCCTTCCGGAACTTGTGGTAACGGTATCTGCAGCAAGGCAGGGTTACGGGAGTATAGCCCTTGGGAACGTGATAGGTTCAAACATCACAAACATATTTTTGATTCTGGGGCTTTCCGGGGTTCTTTACCCTATATCCGTTGCAGAAATAAGCCTTTCTTTTACGATCCCCGTCATGATAGTCATAAGCCTGATCCTACTTGCCTTTATCAGCACAGGTTGGGAAATCAAAAGGTGGGAAGGAGTGGCTTTGATGGTCTTTTATGCAGCTTTCCTTGTGGTTTTATTCTACATCTGA
- a CDS encoding diacylglycerol/polyprenol kinase family protein — translation MVAGNTEGDRCEYQDENSSLKGEIGRQLIHLLTGVFFILLIYATGEKALWILLLLFAFYLATSFVILKNILPPSLSPFLCRWGRPEKQNIPLKGNILLLCGIIPSLVLFPEEIVYASIAIVGFGDSVSTVTGVTVGRHKLPYSEEKTVEGTLAGIIAAFLASLFFVTPAQAFVGSTGGMLLESIVDLQTVKELNSQAAFRFFLNDNFLIPIFSGLLMFITCLFQN, via the coding sequence ATGGTAGCCGGAAATACGGAAGGAGACAGGTGCGAATATCAGGACGAAAATTCATCTCTTAAAGGAGAGATTGGACGCCAGCTAATTCACCTTCTTACTGGGGTGTTTTTTATTCTTCTTATCTATGCAACAGGAGAAAAAGCATTATGGATCCTTCTTTTGCTATTTGCTTTTTATTTGGCAACATCTTTTGTGATTTTAAAGAATATTCTTCCCCCTTCACTTTCACCATTTCTGTGCAGATGGGGAAGACCTGAGAAGCAGAACATTCCTCTCAAAGGGAATATCCTGCTCCTTTGCGGAATAATTCCGTCTCTTGTACTCTTCCCTGAAGAAATCGTATACGCTTCGATTGCAATAGTGGGATTCGGAGACTCGGTATCAACCGTTACAGGCGTTACTGTAGGCAGGCATAAGTTGCCCTACTCGGAAGAAAAAACTGTGGAAGGAACTCTTGCAGGAATTATTGCTGCCTTCCTTGCTTCACTATTTTTTGTAACTCCTGCTCAGGCCTTTGTCGGATCAACCGGAGGAATGCTGCTGGAAAGCATTGTGGATTTACAGACAGTAAAAGAACTCAATTCTCAGGCAGCTTTCAGGTTTTTCCTCAATGACAATTTTTTAATTCCAATATTTTCAGGTTTATTGATGTTTATTACTTGTCTGTTCCAAAATTAA
- the alaXM gene encoding alanyl-tRNA editing protein AlaXM: MKEVLYFLDCYLREFKATVEKVTDDKYVVLDRTAFYPESGGQPNDTGKLVREEDGVEFEVVYVGKFNGDISHEIVPTGEKVASRLKAGDRVKGIIDWDRRYRHMRMHTATHVMANVIEREAGAQITGNQLGLDQSRVDFSLETFDRDKFAEYEKIANKVIAENHPVNLYLVSRKEAEEKLSRLTTLAKGFSEDISEVRLVEIEGITIEACGGTHLKNTGEIKGLKIEKLQNKGKSNRRMYFTLLD, from the coding sequence ATGAAAGAAGTACTTTATTTCCTTGACTGTTACCTGAGAGAGTTTAAAGCAACCGTTGAAAAAGTGACAGATGATAAGTATGTTGTCCTTGACCGCACAGCATTTTACCCCGAAAGCGGAGGGCAACCCAATGATACAGGAAAGCTTGTTCGAGAGGAAGACGGGGTGGAGTTTGAGGTTGTCTATGTTGGTAAGTTCAATGGGGATATAAGCCATGAAATTGTCCCGACAGGTGAAAAGGTAGCTTCGAGACTGAAAGCCGGAGACAGGGTAAAGGGAATCATTGACTGGGACCGGCGCTACAGGCACATGCGCATGCATACGGCAACCCATGTGATGGCAAACGTGATCGAAAGAGAAGCCGGAGCCCAGATCACGGGAAACCAGCTCGGGCTTGACCAGAGCCGGGTGGATTTCAGCCTTGAAACTTTTGACAGGGACAAGTTTGCCGAATACGAGAAAATTGCAAACAAAGTAATAGCCGAAAACCATCCCGTAAACCTCTACCTTGTCAGCCGCAAGGAAGCTGAAGAAAAACTCTCAAGGTTAACCACCCTTGCCAAAGGTTTTTCAGAAGATATCAGCGAAGTCCGCCTTGTGGAGATCGAAGGCATCACGATTGAAGCCTGCGGGGGGACGCACCTGAAAAACACAGGAGAGATAAAGGGTCTAAAGATCGAAAAACTTCAGAACAAAGGAAAGAGCAACAGAAGAATGTACTTTACCCTCCTTGACTGA
- a CDS encoding PGF-pre-PGF domain-containing protein: MSKVRWCLSVIFLVTVMQIAFAAELIQGENNSGNSSISVDNGGQGYSEETLSPAQKKLSGDLLQLSDERYLSGKESAETLKTRMVELGQLKQEDPVSRRAVLSGEYQEIAAGSGENSSETSSYPDEKVYVYIYLEPSANSSILDRYCEVEDRDEENHIAVAWVPLESLETLAALSEVRNIQTVLPPFVRQGNTVTEGDSILNASSLRELYGVNGTGIKIGIISDGVDNLEDAQATGDLPSDVHVLSNNMGGNEGTNMLEIVYDIAPGAELYFHDCGNSRLEFNRAVDVLVSKGCTVICDDIGWLAEPFFEDGTVAAHVREVIKEHDLLYVSSAGNSGDSHYQGFFYDNGSGWHDFSRGKGEVENLRLEIQPSGKVWVFLQWDDRWEHSGNNYDLFIKDGNTLETIASSEVYQEGDNLPLEYIMYTNSENETLNASIEVRKTSGEASELELYVYYWPGTTLRAVNIVSKDSIFGHPALPEVITVGAVGTGGSGDYYIEYFSSVGPVTLYYPSPEIRPKIDISGLDGVNVTGTGGVSETFYGTSASCPHVAAIAALVWSAAPEKSAMDIKRLLSTSSTDLGEPGYDNVFGYGLVDALKLHEQASADPSTFTVKTDGKGDFSSISDAINSSRPGDTVLVYPGTYRENVDVRWALNISSASGKPDDTVLEAENSGEPVFHVTANAAKISGFGISGSGISNSGKIDDSGGNDEAGGAGIYLESAAACTLENNKISGCSQGVLLEESPDNTLTGNNLSNNAEGLRLTDSFRNRILENEFENSLNINESSSGETGLSNTWNTDTEIRYLYNGGIYESRFGNFYSDYNGSDSDGSGIGDTPYGSDSSPLIAGLSAYSRGFEIGSATPAQSTVLIDGNTLEFGIKSTRDCTFSWLLNEALLQTSEFAPSATLSVDTGEFAGSITESNTSTPVPTKYTLTVIATNGSSTLQHSWTLTTSPADEETDMPEDTSEDNVSRSIKSSGGGGSGGSGGGGAGGSPEPASNVESKELVQNFVTSGRHIRFYFARNATPVTAVEFDARKNAGKVTVTVEMLKNQSVLVSDLPEGEVYRHLNIWAGNSGFASPENIQNPTVSFMVEKDWISENRIYPASISLYRYSDSNWTGLPSRITGEDEAFFYFESETPGFAAFAVAGQQSGSLRSSSDTDVQNNSPETGPDGVPEVWITRENTENSTKRGSENGSEGDRNIPALGFVTCIALLLAGALWSKKNE, from the coding sequence ATGAGCAAAGTAAGATGGTGCCTATCCGTTATCTTTCTGGTTACTGTTATGCAGATAGCTTTTGCAGCTGAACTAATTCAGGGGGAAAACAACAGTGGAAACAGCAGTATTTCCGTGGATAATGGAGGGCAGGGTTATTCGGAAGAGACCCTAAGCCCTGCCCAGAAGAAACTCTCAGGTGACCTTCTGCAGTTGAGTGACGAAAGATATCTGTCCGGGAAAGAGTCAGCTGAAACCCTGAAAACCCGTATGGTAGAACTGGGCCAGTTGAAGCAGGAAGATCCTGTTTCGAGAAGAGCGGTTCTTTCCGGAGAATATCAGGAAATTGCTGCGGGCTCGGGAGAAAATTCCAGCGAAACTTCTTCTTATCCGGATGAAAAAGTTTACGTGTACATTTATCTGGAGCCATCTGCAAACAGCAGCATACTTGACAGATACTGCGAGGTTGAGGACAGGGACGAAGAAAATCATATTGCAGTAGCGTGGGTTCCGCTTGAATCCCTTGAGACACTGGCTGCTCTTTCTGAGGTAAGGAATATTCAAACTGTCCTGCCTCCTTTTGTCAGGCAGGGAAATACGGTTACGGAAGGAGACTCGATTCTTAACGCGTCCAGCCTCAGGGAACTTTACGGAGTAAACGGAACAGGAATAAAAATCGGGATTATATCCGACGGCGTGGACAACCTTGAGGACGCCCAGGCTACGGGGGACCTGCCTTCCGACGTACATGTCCTGAGCAATAATATGGGGGGTAATGAAGGCACGAATATGCTTGAAATCGTCTACGATATCGCTCCGGGAGCAGAACTGTATTTCCACGACTGCGGAAATAGCAGGCTCGAATTCAACAGGGCGGTCGATGTCCTTGTTAGCAAAGGATGCACGGTTATCTGCGATGATATAGGCTGGCTTGCCGAACCCTTCTTTGAAGACGGGACAGTGGCAGCCCATGTGAGAGAGGTTATAAAAGAGCACGATCTTCTTTACGTAAGCTCTGCAGGAAATTCAGGAGACAGCCATTACCAGGGCTTTTTTTATGACAACGGAAGTGGCTGGCACGACTTCAGCCGTGGGAAGGGAGAAGTCGAGAACCTGCGGCTTGAGATCCAGCCCTCGGGAAAAGTCTGGGTTTTTCTCCAGTGGGACGACAGGTGGGAACATTCGGGAAATAACTATGACCTTTTCATCAAAGACGGAAATACTCTGGAGACTATCGCGTCCAGTGAAGTCTATCAGGAAGGGGACAATCTCCCCCTTGAATACATAATGTATACCAACAGTGAAAATGAAACCCTTAACGCATCTATCGAGGTCCGAAAAACTTCAGGGGAAGCCAGTGAACTCGAACTCTACGTTTACTACTGGCCCGGGACAACGCTCAGGGCTGTAAACATCGTTTCCAAAGACTCTATTTTCGGGCACCCGGCTCTTCCGGAAGTGATAACCGTAGGGGCAGTCGGGACAGGGGGATCCGGGGATTATTATATCGAGTACTTCTCTTCCGTTGGCCCGGTTACGCTTTACTATCCATCTCCTGAAATTCGTCCAAAGATAGACATCTCAGGACTCGATGGTGTAAATGTCACAGGTACAGGCGGGGTTTCGGAGACGTTTTACGGTACTAGCGCTTCCTGTCCTCATGTTGCAGCCATTGCAGCGCTGGTCTGGAGCGCGGCTCCGGAAAAATCAGCTATGGACATAAAACGGCTACTTTCAACCTCATCAACCGATCTGGGGGAGCCCGGATACGATAATGTTTTTGGATACGGGCTTGTAGACGCCCTAAAGCTGCATGAACAGGCCTCAGCCGATCCCTCCACATTTACTGTGAAAACAGACGGAAAAGGAGATTTCTCCTCGATATCGGATGCCATAAACAGCAGCAGACCAGGAGATACCGTTCTGGTATATCCTGGCACGTACAGGGAAAATGTGGATGTGCGCTGGGCTCTGAATATCAGTTCGGCCTCCGGAAAGCCTGATGATACCGTTCTCGAAGCTGAAAACTCTGGAGAACCCGTTTTTCATGTGACTGCAAATGCTGCAAAGATCAGCGGTTTTGGCATAAGTGGCTCTGGAATAAGTAACTCTGGAAAAATTGATGACTCCGGAGGAAATGATGAAGCCGGAGGGGCTGGCATATATCTGGAAAGTGCAGCCGCCTGTACACTTGAGAACAATAAGATATCAGGCTGCAGTCAGGGAGTCCTCCTCGAAGAGTCACCTGACAATACCCTTACAGGCAACAACCTATCGAATAATGCGGAAGGGCTCAGGTTAACAGACTCTTTCCGGAATAGAATCCTTGAAAACGAGTTCGAGAACAGCCTAAATATAAATGAAAGTTCTTCAGGAGAAACAGGGCTTTCAAACACCTGGAACACGGATACGGAAATACGCTACCTGTACAATGGAGGAATTTACGAGAGCCGGTTTGGAAACTTTTACTCGGATTATAACGGCTCGGACTCAGACGGAAGCGGGATAGGAGACACCCCTTACGGCAGTGATTCTTCCCCCCTTATTGCCGGATTGTCAGCTTACTCCAGAGGTTTTGAGATAGGGAGTGCAACTCCTGCCCAGAGCACGGTTTTAATTGACGGGAATACCCTGGAATTCGGGATCAAGTCTACTAGAGACTGCACTTTCAGCTGGCTGCTAAACGAAGCCCTGCTCCAGACAAGTGAATTTGCCCCTTCTGCTACCCTTTCCGTAGATACCGGCGAATTTGCGGGCAGTATAACCGAGAGCAATACTTCAACCCCTGTCCCAACGAAATACACCCTGACAGTTATTGCAACAAATGGCTCTTCAACCCTGCAGCACAGCTGGACCCTGACAACCTCTCCTGCAGACGAAGAGACGGACATGCCTGAGGACACAAGTGAAGATAATGTGAGCAGGAGCATCAAAAGTTCAGGGGGCGGTGGAAGTGGAGGAAGCGGAGGAGGCGGTGCAGGCGGCTCCCCCGAGCCCGCAAGTAATGTTGAAAGCAAGGAACTGGTGCAGAATTTCGTCACCAGTGGAAGGCATATCCGGTTTTATTTTGCCAGAAACGCAACCCCTGTAACAGCTGTGGAGTTTGATGCCAGGAAAAACGCCGGAAAAGTCACAGTTACCGTGGAAATGCTGAAAAATCAGTCCGTTCTGGTTTCAGACCTGCCGGAAGGCGAAGTTTACAGACACTTAAATATCTGGGCCGGCAACAGCGGTTTTGCCTCCCCTGAGAACATTCAGAACCCCACAGTCAGTTTCATGGTAGAAAAAGACTGGATTTCCGAAAATAGAATTTATCCGGCTTCTATTTCTCTTTACAGGTACTCGGATTCGAACTGGACAGGACTTCCTTCCCGGATCACCGGAGAAGATGAAGCATTCTTCTATTTTGAATCCGAAACTCCGGGTTTTGCAGCTTTTGCAGTTGCCGGCCAGCAGAGCGGATCTTTAAGGTCTTCTTCCGATACAGACGTGCAGAATAACTCTCCTGAAACAGGTCCAGACGGGGTTCCGGAAGTATGGATAACACGCGAAAATACGGAAAATTCCACCAAAAGAGGCAGCGAAAATGGTAGTGAAGGTGACAGGAATATACCAGCCCTTGGTTTTGTGACATGTATCGCTCTTTTGCTCGCAGGTGCACTGTGGAGTAAAAAGAATGAGTGA
- a CDS encoding IS1 family transposase (programmed frameshift), giving the protein MNCPRCKSSNHTKNGIVCGRQRYKCHDCGYNYSVELKSTASSPLVKRQALQLYLEGLGFRSIGRFLGVSHVSVQKWIKKFGQEIEELKSENEISIVELDEMHTYIGNKKYCWIWIAVDRVGKKFINCSFGSRGTKTGQLLWEKLKKKEIGEVMTDHWRAYAEFIPETIHTQSKAETYTVEGYNGILRHFLARLRRKTKCYTKSLEMLKYSVLLLMKHRNKELPLFN; this is encoded by the exons ATGAACTGCCCAAGATGCAAAAGTTCCAATCACACAAAAAACGGTATAGTTTGTGGACGTCAACGCTACAAATGCCACGATTGTGGATATAACTATTCAGTCGAGCTAAAATCAACTGCTAGTTCTCCTCTAGTTAAGAGACAGGCTTTGCAACTTTATCTTGAGGGATTAGGATTTCGCTCAATAGGACGATTTTTAGGGGTAAGTCATGTTTCTGTCCAAAAATGGATAAAGAAATTTGGTCAGGAGATAGAGGAGCTAAAAAGCGAAAATGAGATATCTATTGTTGAACTGGATGAGATGCACACTTACATCGGTAAC AAAAAATATTGCTGGATCTGGATTGCTGTTGATAGAGTTGGGAAAAAGTTCATCAACTGCTCTTTTGGTAGCAGAGGAACGAAAACTGGACAACTACTCTGGGAAAAATTAAAGAAGAAAGAGATTGGAGAAGTGATGACTGATCACTGGAGGGCATATGCAGAGTTTATTCCTGAAACCATTCATACTCAATCCAAAGCAGAAACGTATACAGTTGAAGGATATAATGGCATATTGAGGCACTTTCTGGCAAGGTTGAGACGAAAGACAAAGTGTTATACGAAGAGTCTTGAAATGCTAAAGTACTCTGTTCTTCTATTGATGAAACACAGAAATAAAGAGTTACCTCTATTTAATTAA
- a CDS encoding LrgB family protein has protein sequence MKEFVNTPLFGILLSLIAFQIGTLFYKKTRSSVFNPLLIGFVLVILFLLYFRIDFETYNVGGDYISFFLGPATVVLAVPLYKKIQLLKSDALPIITGIIAGCIAGISSIFIFSSLFGLDEVITNSLVPKSVTTPIGIEISKQIGGLPAITVAAIIVTGIIGAILGPFICRCLRINDGVAVGIAIGTASHALGTTRAIELGETEGAMSGLAIGIAGLITVVLAPVLLYLFSLVS, from the coding sequence TTGAAAGAGTTTGTGAATACACCCCTTTTTGGAATTCTTCTTTCTTTAATTGCTTTCCAGATAGGTACTCTGTTCTATAAAAAAACCCGTTCTTCGGTCTTCAATCCTCTTCTTATAGGCTTTGTGCTTGTGATTCTTTTTCTCCTTTATTTCAGGATAGATTTTGAAACCTACAATGTGGGCGGAGATTACATTTCCTTCTTCCTCGGGCCTGCAACCGTTGTCCTTGCCGTTCCTCTCTACAAAAAAATCCAGCTCCTGAAAAGCGATGCTCTTCCCATAATAACAGGTATAATTGCAGGCTGTATTGCAGGCATTTCAAGCATCTTCATCTTTTCCAGCCTTTTCGGGCTTGATGAAGTTATAACCAATTCCCTTGTCCCGAAATCCGTGACAACCCCCATAGGAATAGAGATCTCAAAACAGATAGGAGGCCTCCCCGCAATAACCGTAGCTGCAATTATAGTAACAGGAATAATAGGGGCTATACTTGGGCCTTTCATCTGCCGTTGCCTCCGCATAAACGATGGGGTTGCAGTCGGTATTGCAATCGGCACAGCTTCCCATGCTCTCGGGACAACAAGGGCAATAGAACTCGGGGAAACCGAAGGAGCAATGAGCGGGCTTGCAATAGGGATTGCCGGCCTTATTACAGTTGTTCTGGCACCGGTGCTGCTTTATCTTTTTTCACTCGTGTCCTGA